The Kitasatospora setae KM-6054 genome contains a region encoding:
- a CDS encoding roadblock/LC7 domain-containing protein encodes MSQAAQNLNWLITNFVDNTPGVSHTVVVSADGLLLCMSEGFPRDRADQLAAVASGLTSLTSGASRIFEGGDVTQTVVEMERGFLFLMAVSDGSALAVLASPDSDIGLVGYEMALLVDRAGAVLTPALRAELQGSLLH; translated from the coding sequence ATGAGCCAGGCCGCACAGAACCTGAACTGGCTGATCACCAATTTCGTGGACAACACCCCCGGGGTGTCCCACACCGTGGTGGTCTCCGCCGACGGTCTGCTGCTGTGCATGTCCGAGGGCTTCCCCCGGGACCGTGCCGACCAGCTGGCCGCCGTCGCCTCCGGCCTCACCTCGCTGACCTCGGGTGCGAGCCGCATCTTCGAGGGCGGCGACGTGACCCAGACCGTGGTCGAGATGGAGCGCGGCTTCCTGTTCCTGATGGCGGTGAGCGACGGATCCGCGCTCGCGGTGCTCGCCTCCCCCGACTCCGACATCGGTCTGGTCGGGTACGAAATGGCACTCCTCGTGGACCGCGCCGGCGCGGTCCTGACGCCCGCCCTGCGGGCCGAACTCCAGGGCAGTCTCCTGCACTGA
- a CDS encoding Uma2 family endonuclease codes for MGALMSVDPDPYPDWLRPPVGGYTADDLDRLPDLPPHTELIDGSLVFVSPQMRFHMRVMRALEYALITAVPPGWEVLREMSVKIDTRNRPEPDLMVVNEEGNTGQRQTYSLAADVLLAVEVVSDESQVRDREVKPRKYAAAGIRYFWRVENVDGRPVVYTYELDPATDRYTPTGIFHDRLKVEHPFPVEVELV; via the coding sequence ATGGGAGCACTGATGAGCGTCGACCCGGACCCGTACCCGGACTGGCTCCGCCCGCCCGTGGGCGGCTACACGGCTGACGACCTGGACCGGTTGCCGGACCTCCCGCCGCACACGGAACTGATCGACGGGAGCCTGGTTTTCGTGAGTCCGCAGATGAGGTTCCACATGCGGGTGATGCGTGCCCTCGAGTACGCGCTGATCACCGCGGTCCCCCCGGGGTGGGAGGTGCTGCGTGAGATGTCGGTCAAGATCGACACCCGCAATCGACCGGAACCGGACCTCATGGTCGTCAACGAGGAGGGGAACACGGGCCAGCGCCAGACCTACAGCCTGGCGGCGGACGTCCTGCTCGCGGTCGAGGTGGTCTCCGACGAGTCGCAGGTCCGCGACCGCGAGGTCAAGCCGCGCAAGTACGCCGCCGCCGGCATCCGGTACTTCTGGCGGGTGGAGAACGTCGACGGCCGCCCCGTCGTCTACACCTACGAGCTGGACCCCGCGACCGACCGCTACACCCCCACCGGGATCTTCCACGACCGGCTCAAGGTCGAGCACCCGTTCCCGGTCGAGGTCGAGCTGGTCTGA
- a CDS encoding Uma2 family endonuclease, with amino-acid sequence MNATVSEDPCLTADFLALEAPEGYRAELVAGEIVLSPPQDGDHEAMIGRVLQQVLRAEPEFDYGPHKGLVVPGGRYIPDGTFTEYGAMRGQPGWWEPSGVVLVMEVTSRLPVREHELKRPGYALAGIPLYLVLDRGERTAVLYGRPVRGDYTLTTTARAGAPLPLPAPFGFELDTADLFA; translated from the coding sequence GTGAACGCGACCGTGTCCGAGGACCCCTGCCTGACGGCGGACTTCCTCGCCCTGGAGGCTCCCGAGGGCTACCGCGCCGAACTGGTCGCGGGAGAGATCGTGCTGTCGCCGCCGCAGGACGGCGACCACGAGGCCATGATCGGCCGGGTGCTCCAGCAGGTCCTCCGGGCGGAGCCCGAGTTCGACTACGGCCCGCACAAGGGACTGGTCGTCCCGGGCGGCCGGTACATCCCGGACGGCACGTTCACCGAGTACGGCGCGATGCGGGGACAGCCGGGATGGTGGGAGCCGTCCGGAGTGGTGCTGGTCATGGAGGTGACGTCCCGGCTGCCGGTGCGGGAGCACGAGCTCAAGCGGCCGGGTTACGCGCTGGCGGGCATCCCGCTCTACCTGGTCCTCGACCGGGGGGAACGGACGGCGGTGCTGTACGGCCGGCCGGTGCGCGGTGACTACACCTTGACCACCACCGCCCGTGCCGGGGCGCCGCTGCCGCTGCCCGCGCCGTTCGGGTTCGAGCTCGACACCGCCGACCTCTTCGCCTGA
- the cimA gene encoding citramalate synthase, with protein MTEANGRPSDGFHVFDTTLRDGAQREGINLTVADKLAIARHLDEFGVGFIEGGWPGANPRDTEFFARAQAELEFRNAQLVAFGATRRAGGKAAEDPQLAALVASGAPVVTLVAKSHDRHVELALRTTLEENLEMVRDSVEYLRAQGRRVFIDCEHFFDGYRANPEYALAVVRTAHEAGADVVVLCDTNGGMLPSGVRETVATVLAETGARLGIHAQDDTGCAVANTLAAVDAGATHVQCTANGYGERVGNANLFPVAAALELKYDRRVLPAGALAEMTRISHAIAEVVNLTPSTHQPYVGFSAFAHKAGLHASAIKVDPDLYQHIDPELVGNTMRMLVSDMAGRASIELKGKELGYDLTGDRDLAGRVVARVKAQENLGYTYEAADASFELLLRDEVHGGEKLRYFELESWRTISEQGPQGFAGNEATVKLWARGERKVATGEGNGPVDALDKALRTALEPIYPALAKLELVDYKVRILEGQHGTGSKTRVLIESTDGSATWSTVGVADNVIAASWVALEDAYTYGLLRVGQQP; from the coding sequence ATGACCGAGGCCAACGGCCGTCCCAGCGACGGCTTCCACGTCTTCGACACCACGCTCCGCGACGGCGCCCAGCGCGAGGGGATCAACCTCACGGTGGCGGACAAGCTGGCGATCGCGCGCCACCTGGACGAGTTCGGGGTGGGCTTCATCGAGGGCGGCTGGCCGGGCGCCAACCCCCGGGACACCGAGTTCTTCGCCCGCGCCCAGGCCGAACTGGAGTTCAGGAACGCCCAGCTGGTCGCGTTCGGCGCGACCCGCCGGGCCGGCGGCAAGGCCGCCGAGGACCCGCAGCTGGCCGCGCTGGTCGCCTCCGGCGCGCCGGTGGTGACGCTGGTGGCGAAGTCGCACGACCGGCACGTCGAGTTGGCGCTGCGCACCACGCTGGAGGAGAACCTGGAGATGGTCCGGGACAGCGTGGAGTACCTGCGCGCCCAGGGCCGCCGGGTGTTCATCGACTGCGAGCACTTCTTCGACGGCTACCGGGCCAACCCGGAGTACGCCCTCGCCGTGGTGCGCACCGCGCACGAGGCGGGCGCGGACGTGGTGGTGCTGTGCGACACCAACGGCGGCATGCTGCCGTCCGGGGTGCGCGAGACCGTCGCCACCGTGCTGGCGGAGACCGGCGCCCGGCTGGGCATCCACGCCCAGGACGACACCGGCTGCGCGGTCGCCAACACGCTGGCCGCGGTCGACGCCGGGGCGACCCACGTGCAGTGCACGGCCAACGGCTACGGCGAGCGGGTCGGCAACGCCAACCTGTTCCCGGTCGCGGCGGCGCTGGAGCTCAAGTACGACCGCCGGGTGCTCCCGGCCGGCGCGCTGGCCGAGATGACCCGGATCTCGCACGCCATCGCCGAGGTGGTGAACCTGACGCCGTCCACCCACCAGCCGTACGTGGGCTTCTCGGCGTTCGCGCACAAGGCGGGCCTGCACGCCTCCGCGATCAAGGTCGACCCGGACCTGTACCAGCACATCGACCCGGAGCTGGTCGGCAACACCATGCGGATGCTGGTGTCCGACATGGCGGGGCGGGCGTCGATCGAGCTGAAGGGCAAGGAGCTGGGCTACGACCTGACCGGCGACCGCGACCTGGCGGGCCGGGTGGTGGCCCGGGTGAAGGCGCAGGAGAACCTCGGCTACACCTACGAGGCGGCGGACGCCTCGTTCGAGCTGCTGCTGCGCGACGAGGTGCACGGCGGCGAGAAGCTGCGGTACTTCGAGCTGGAGTCCTGGCGGACCATCAGCGAGCAGGGCCCGCAGGGCTTCGCGGGCAACGAGGCGACCGTGAAGCTGTGGGCGCGGGGCGAGCGGAAGGTCGCCACCGGCGAGGGCAACGGCCCGGTGGACGCGCTGGACAAGGCGCTGCGGACGGCGCTGGAGCCGATCTACCCGGCGCTGGCGAAGCTGGAGCTGGTGGACTACAAGGTCCGGATCCTGGAGGGCCAGCACGGCACCGGTTCGAAGACCCGGGTGCTGATCGAGTCCACCGACGGCAGCGCGACCTGGTCGACGGTCGGCGTCGCGGACAACGTGATCGCGGCGTCCTGGGTGGCGCTGGAGGACGCGTACACCTACGGCCTGCTGAGGGTCGGTCAGCAGCCGTAG
- a CDS encoding DUF742 domain-containing protein, producing the protein MTPPDHSGQFGVPYAGSGHDAFGAPGVGHGQQQQYAPQFNGGQSYLPPQSDPRWYQRQDGYGQAHPGPAYHSGDGSYPGPEGFHEPAPPHRYEEQQPGYVEEYADEEEDAEPLIRPFAMTGGRTRPRYELALEALVSAAVDPARMATLLPEHQRICALCATDVKSVAEISALLNLPLGVARILVADLAEAGLVAIHQPAAGGESGNQPDVTLLERVLSGLRKL; encoded by the coding sequence GTGACACCGCCCGACCACAGTGGCCAGTTCGGCGTCCCGTACGCGGGCTCCGGCCACGACGCTTTCGGGGCTCCCGGCGTCGGCCACGGTCAGCAGCAGCAGTACGCGCCGCAGTTCAACGGTGGCCAGTCGTACCTGCCCCCGCAGTCCGACCCGCGCTGGTACCAGCGGCAGGACGGATACGGCCAGGCCCACCCCGGCCCCGCGTACCACTCCGGCGACGGCTCCTACCCCGGTCCCGAGGGCTTCCACGAACCCGCCCCGCCGCACCGGTACGAGGAGCAGCAGCCCGGCTACGTCGAGGAGTACGCCGACGAGGAGGAGGACGCCGAGCCGCTGATCCGCCCCTTCGCGATGACCGGCGGACGCACCCGGCCGCGCTACGAACTCGCGCTGGAGGCCCTGGTCTCCGCCGCGGTCGACCCGGCCCGGATGGCCACCCTGCTCCCCGAGCACCAGCGGATCTGCGCGCTGTGCGCCACCGACGTGAAGTCGGTGGCGGAGATCTCCGCGCTGCTGAACCTGCCGCTCGGCGTGGCCCGCATCCTCGTGGCGGACCTGGCCGAGGCCGGCCTGGTCGCCATCCACCAGCCCGCAGCCGGCGGCGAATCCGGCAACCAGCCCGACGTCACGCTGCTCGAAAGGGTCCTCAGTGGACTTCGCAAGCTCTAA
- a CDS encoding S8 family serine peptidase — protein MRTPLGLLAALALLAPAVAPATAAAAVAGEGPSTTVFLELATEPAATAWQRARDDARRELRTPEQARRAAAGAGNAQRAVADRSLDTLTAALRRAAPGARPLYRTRTLVSGLALRLPAAELPRLAALPGVRAVRPVALKRRANGYSVPLTGAPRVWDGPEGHTGEGVRIGIVDSGIDYTHADFGGPGTPEAYRAVDGARPAPPGLFPNAKVIGGRDLVGDDYDPDPASPHHQPEPHPDDNPLDCAANGHGTHVAGTAAGYGVTADGTPYRGPYRPGLDPAAFEVAPGAAPGAQLYAIKVFGCDGSTDQLAAALDLAADPNGDGDLSDRLDVVNLSLGSPYGRPGDADALAADRLAALGTVVVAASGNEGDVYGVGGSPGTAARVLTAAASVDPHGDADGVTVLAPAELAGNVPAHWSSKYTRWDGPEVGGELAVPVDQSDGCAPFGPADADRLRGKVAVLRWTTKDPDRACGSAPRADHAADAGAVGALYAADGDNLGEIAGDDRIPAAILARADGQRLLDAAARGPVTVRLAAPGNPLHGAVPQDQPQRTDTLASFTSRGIGVDGLVKPDLAAPGETIWSAKAGSGSGGMREDGTSMATPHLAGLAALVRAAHPDYGAAEVKAALMDTATDTYLHDGRTGPVYGPERTGSGRARVDDAVRTPVLAYGTQTEGAVGVSFGVVEATGATTATRQVTVRNLGERPLTYTTGYAPATTLPGAAFGVSPARVDLPPHGSATVTVTLRLGPDLGRAPDPTLDLTQAGHARSYRGELSGRLTLTPADDSLPPLRVPLFAAPRAASAATALGGARVFAVSGEPRPGLLSVLQPGGDGPRWPDCPAADTDLCVDDPAERSANLRHAAAAVDGRGTLYLAAVLWAPAATPAGPLGVRASIDADGDGTPDATVVADRLKGSDVLIARTLDARTGAQLDVQPLNGRWGDTDTALLDSDTLLLPVRLSALPPLSHPRYTLWTGASEDPADALATLGPFTFDPARPTPVLTPTHPGQVLRTPLADALVVHHLNPVGNRIQLLTPKGDPGWEAAR, from the coding sequence GTGCGCACCCCCCTCGGCCTCCTCGCCGCCCTCGCCCTGCTCGCCCCGGCCGTCGCCCCCGCGACGGCGGCCGCCGCCGTCGCGGGGGAGGGCCCGAGCACCACCGTGTTCCTGGAGCTCGCCACCGAGCCCGCCGCCACCGCCTGGCAGCGGGCCCGCGACGACGCCCGCCGGGAACTGCGCACCCCCGAGCAGGCCCGGCGCGCCGCCGCCGGCGCCGGGAACGCCCAACGGGCCGTCGCCGACCGCTCGTTGGACACCCTCACCGCCGCCCTGCGGCGGGCCGCCCCCGGCGCCCGCCCGCTCTACCGCACCCGCACCCTGGTCAGCGGCCTCGCGCTGCGGCTGCCCGCCGCCGAACTGCCCCGGCTGGCCGCCCTGCCCGGCGTCCGCGCCGTCCGCCCGGTCGCGCTCAAGCGCCGCGCCAACGGCTACTCGGTGCCGCTCACCGGCGCCCCCCGGGTCTGGGACGGCCCCGAAGGCCACACCGGCGAGGGCGTCCGGATCGGCATCGTCGACTCCGGCATCGACTACACCCACGCCGACTTCGGCGGCCCCGGCACCCCCGAGGCGTACCGCGCGGTCGACGGCGCCCGGCCCGCGCCGCCCGGACTGTTCCCCAACGCCAAGGTGATCGGCGGCCGGGACCTGGTCGGCGACGACTACGACCCCGACCCCGCCTCGCCGCACCACCAGCCCGAACCGCACCCCGACGACAACCCGCTCGACTGCGCCGCCAACGGCCACGGCACCCACGTCGCCGGCACCGCCGCCGGGTACGGCGTCACCGCCGACGGCACGCCCTACCGCGGCCCCTACCGGCCCGGCCTCGACCCCGCCGCCTTCGAGGTCGCCCCCGGCGCGGCCCCCGGCGCCCAGCTGTACGCCATCAAGGTGTTCGGCTGCGACGGCTCCACCGACCAGCTCGCCGCCGCCCTCGACCTGGCCGCCGACCCGAACGGCGACGGCGACCTCTCCGACCGCCTCGACGTGGTCAACCTCTCGCTCGGCAGCCCCTACGGCCGCCCCGGCGACGCCGACGCGCTCGCCGCCGACCGGCTCGCCGCCCTCGGCACCGTGGTGGTCGCCGCCTCCGGCAACGAGGGCGACGTGTACGGCGTCGGCGGCAGCCCCGGCACCGCCGCCCGGGTGCTCACCGCCGCCGCCTCGGTCGACCCGCACGGCGACGCCGACGGCGTCACCGTGCTCGCCCCCGCCGAACTGGCCGGGAACGTCCCCGCGCACTGGAGCAGCAAGTACACCCGCTGGGACGGCCCCGAGGTCGGCGGCGAACTCGCCGTCCCCGTCGACCAGTCCGACGGCTGCGCGCCCTTCGGCCCGGCCGACGCCGACCGGCTGCGCGGCAAGGTCGCCGTGCTGCGCTGGACCACCAAGGACCCCGACCGGGCCTGCGGCTCCGCCCCGCGCGCCGACCACGCCGCCGACGCCGGAGCCGTCGGCGCGCTCTACGCCGCCGACGGCGACAACCTCGGCGAGATCGCCGGCGACGACCGGATCCCGGCCGCGATCCTGGCCCGCGCCGACGGGCAGCGGCTGCTCGACGCCGCCGCCCGCGGCCCGGTCACCGTCCGGCTCGCCGCCCCCGGCAACCCGCTGCACGGCGCCGTCCCGCAGGACCAGCCGCAGCGCACCGACACCCTGGCCTCCTTCACCTCCCGCGGCATCGGCGTCGACGGCCTGGTCAAGCCCGACCTGGCCGCCCCCGGCGAGACCATCTGGTCCGCCAAGGCCGGCAGCGGCAGCGGCGGCATGCGCGAGGACGGCACCTCGATGGCCACCCCGCACCTGGCCGGCCTGGCCGCGCTGGTCCGCGCCGCGCACCCCGACTACGGCGCCGCCGAGGTCAAGGCCGCGCTGATGGACACCGCCACCGACACCTACCTCCACGACGGCCGCACCGGCCCGGTCTACGGCCCCGAGCGCACCGGCAGCGGCCGGGCCAGGGTCGACGACGCCGTCCGCACCCCCGTCCTCGCGTACGGGACGCAGACCGAGGGCGCGGTCGGCGTCTCCTTCGGCGTGGTCGAGGCCACCGGCGCGACCACCGCCACCCGGCAGGTCACCGTCCGCAACCTCGGCGAACGCCCGCTCACCTACACCACCGGCTACGCGCCCGCCACCACGCTGCCCGGCGCCGCCTTCGGCGTCTCGCCCGCCCGGGTCGACCTGCCGCCGCACGGCAGCGCCACCGTCACCGTCACGCTCCGGCTCGGCCCCGACCTCGGCCGCGCCCCCGACCCCACCCTCGACCTGACCCAGGCCGGGCACGCCCGCAGCTACCGCGGCGAACTCTCCGGCCGGCTCACCCTCACCCCCGCCGACGACAGCCTGCCGCCGCTGCGCGTCCCGCTGTTCGCCGCCCCGCGCGCCGCCAGCGCCGCCACCGCCCTCGGCGGCGCCCGGGTCTTCGCGGTCTCCGGCGAGCCGCGCCCCGGCCTGCTCAGCGTCCTGCAGCCCGGCGGCGACGGGCCGCGCTGGCCCGACTGCCCCGCCGCCGACACCGACCTGTGCGTCGACGACCCGGCCGAGCGCTCCGCGAACCTCCGCCACGCGGCCGCCGCCGTCGACGGCCGCGGCACCCTCTACCTGGCCGCCGTCCTGTGGGCCCCCGCCGCCACCCCGGCCGGCCCGCTCGGCGTGCGCGCCTCGATCGACGCCGACGGCGACGGCACCCCCGACGCCACCGTGGTCGCCGACCGGCTCAAGGGCAGCGACGTCCTGATCGCCCGCACCCTGGACGCCCGCACCGGCGCCCAGCTCGACGTCCAGCCGCTGAACGGCCGCTGGGGCGACACCGACACCGCCCTGCTCGACTCCGACACCCTGCTGCTCCCCGTCCGGCTGTCCGCCCTCCCGCCGCTCAGCCACCCCCGCTACACCCTCTGGACCGGCGCCTCCGAGGACCCGGCCGACGCCCTCGCCACCCTCGGCCCCTTCACCTTCGACCCGGCCCGCCCCACCCCCGTCCTCACCCCCACCCACCCCGGCCAGGTGCTGCGCACCCCGCTCGCCGACGCACTGGTCGTGCACCACCTGAACCCGGTCGGCAACCGAATCCAGCTGCTCACCCCGAAGGGTGACCCCGGCTGGGAAGCCGCCCGCTAG
- a CDS encoding GTP-binding protein: protein MDFASSNAAAAPSRATTSAKIVVAGGFGVGKTTLVGAVSEINPLRTEAVMTSASAGIDDLSHVSGKTTTTVAMDFGRITLDEDLILYLFGTPGQDRFWFMWDDLVRGAIGAVVLVDTRRLADCFPALDYFENSGLPFVVALNGFDGQQAHTPEEVREALQLNTEIPIITLDARRRDSAKSALITLVEHALLARLR from the coding sequence GTGGACTTCGCAAGCTCTAACGCGGCCGCCGCCCCCAGCCGCGCCACCACCTCCGCCAAGATCGTCGTCGCGGGCGGCTTCGGCGTGGGCAAGACGACGCTCGTCGGCGCGGTCTCCGAGATCAACCCCCTGCGCACCGAAGCCGTCATGACCAGCGCCTCCGCCGGCATCGACGACCTCAGCCACGTCTCCGGCAAGACGACCACCACCGTCGCCATGGACTTCGGCCGCATCACCCTCGACGAGGACCTCATCCTCTACCTGTTCGGCACCCCCGGACAGGACCGCTTCTGGTTCATGTGGGACGACCTCGTCCGCGGCGCCATCGGCGCCGTCGTCCTCGTCGACACCCGCCGCCTCGCCGACTGCTTCCCCGCCCTCGACTACTTCGAGAACAGCGGCCTCCCCTTCGTCGTCGCCCTCAACGGCTTCGACGGACAACAGGCCCACACCCCCGAAGAAGTCCGCGAAGCACTCCAACTCAACACCGAGATCCCCATCATCACCCTCGACGCCCGACGCCGCGACAGCGCCAAGAGCGCCCTCATCACCCTCGTCGAACACGCCCTCCTCGCCCGACTGCGGTGA
- a CDS encoding 3-isopropylmalate dehydrogenase — MSRTIRLAVIPGDGIGQEVVAEGLKVLRAALPTDTKLETTEYDLGARLYHRTGETLPDAVLEELKGQDAILLGAIGDPSVPSGVLERGLLLKLRFAFDHHINLRPGKLFPNVKSPLAGDPQIDFVVVREGTEGPYVGNGGTLRTGTPQEVATEVSLNTAFGIERVVRDAYRRAQARPRKKLTLVHKNNVLVHAGHLWTRIFEQVGREFPEVTTDYLHVDAATIFFVTQPERFDVIVTDNLFGDILTDLAAAVTGGIGLAASGNINPSGDFPSMFEPVHGSAPDIAGQGKADPTATVLSVAMLLEHLGFTAEAARVEAAVAADLAERSGTRSTSEVGDALAARVSG, encoded by the coding sequence ATGTCTCGCACCATTCGTCTCGCAGTGATCCCGGGTGACGGCATCGGCCAGGAGGTCGTCGCCGAGGGCCTCAAGGTGCTCCGCGCCGCCCTGCCCACCGACACCAAGCTGGAGACCACCGAGTACGACCTCGGTGCACGGCTGTACCACCGCACCGGGGAGACCCTCCCGGACGCGGTGCTGGAGGAGCTCAAGGGGCAGGACGCGATCCTGCTCGGCGCGATCGGCGACCCGAGCGTGCCGTCCGGCGTGCTGGAGCGCGGGCTGCTGCTCAAGCTGCGGTTCGCCTTCGACCACCACATCAACCTGCGCCCGGGCAAGCTCTTCCCGAACGTGAAGTCGCCGCTGGCCGGCGACCCGCAGATCGACTTCGTGGTGGTCCGCGAGGGCACCGAGGGCCCGTACGTCGGCAACGGCGGCACGCTGCGCACCGGCACCCCGCAGGAGGTCGCCACCGAGGTCTCGCTGAACACCGCGTTCGGCATCGAGCGGGTCGTCCGGGACGCCTACCGCCGGGCCCAGGCCCGCCCGCGCAAGAAGCTCACCCTCGTCCACAAGAACAACGTGCTGGTGCACGCCGGCCACCTGTGGACCCGGATCTTCGAGCAGGTCGGCCGGGAGTTCCCCGAGGTCACCACCGACTACCTGCACGTCGACGCGGCGACGATCTTCTTCGTCACCCAGCCCGAGCGCTTCGACGTGATCGTCACCGACAACCTGTTCGGCGACATCCTGACCGACCTCGCCGCGGCCGTCACCGGCGGCATCGGCCTGGCCGCGTCCGGCAACATCAACCCGAGCGGCGACTTCCCGTCGATGTTCGAGCCGGTGCACGGCTCCGCCCCGGACATCGCCGGCCAGGGCAAGGCCGACCCGACCGCCACCGTGCTGTCCGTCGCCATGCTGCTGGAGCACCTCGGCTTCACCGCGGAGGCCGCCCGGGTCGAGGCCGCGGTCGCCGCGGACCTCGCCGAGCGCTCCGGCACCCGCTCCACCTCCGAGGTCGGCGACGCGCTCGCCGCCCGAGTATCCGGCTGA
- a CDS encoding branched-chain amino acid aminotransferase has product MSTPTPATIPFDLKPSAHPLSDQEREARLANPGFGRVFTDHMVTIRWTEGLGWHDAQLTPYAPLEIDPANMTLHYGQSIFEGLKAYRQADGSIATFRPEANAARFQASARRLAMPELPIETFVEAVELLVRQDRAWVPSQPEQSLYLRPFMFATEVGLGVRPANSYVFMIISSPAGAYFSGGVKPVSVWLSEDYVRAAPGGTGAAKCAGNYAASLVAQAEAAAKGCDQVVWLDAAEHKWVEEMGGMNLYFVLGEGENATVVTPELSGALLPGITRSSLLTLAADLGYATEERKISTDEWKRGNADGTITEVFACGTAAVITPVGHVKSASADWTVGTGEPGPVTMRLRESLLAIQGGQTPDTHGWMHTIA; this is encoded by the coding sequence ATGAGCACGCCCACCCCGGCGACCATCCCGTTCGACCTCAAGCCCTCCGCGCACCCGCTGTCCGACCAGGAGCGCGAGGCCCGACTGGCCAACCCCGGTTTCGGCCGCGTCTTCACCGACCACATGGTGACCATCCGCTGGACCGAGGGCCTGGGGTGGCACGACGCCCAGCTGACGCCGTACGCGCCGCTGGAGATCGACCCGGCCAACATGACGCTGCACTACGGCCAGTCGATCTTCGAGGGCCTCAAGGCCTACCGGCAGGCCGACGGCTCGATCGCGACCTTCCGCCCGGAGGCCAACGCCGCCCGCTTCCAGGCCTCGGCCCGTCGGCTGGCGATGCCCGAGCTGCCGATCGAGACCTTCGTCGAGGCCGTCGAGCTGCTGGTCCGGCAGGACCGCGCCTGGGTGCCCAGCCAGCCCGAGCAGAGCCTCTACCTGCGGCCGTTCATGTTCGCCACCGAGGTCGGCCTGGGCGTCCGCCCGGCCAACTCCTACGTCTTCATGATCATCTCGTCGCCGGCCGGCGCGTACTTCTCCGGCGGCGTCAAGCCGGTCTCGGTCTGGCTCTCCGAGGACTACGTCCGCGCCGCCCCCGGCGGCACCGGCGCCGCCAAGTGCGCGGGCAACTACGCCGCCTCGCTGGTCGCCCAGGCCGAGGCCGCCGCCAAGGGCTGCGACCAGGTGGTCTGGCTCGACGCCGCCGAGCACAAGTGGGTCGAGGAGATGGGCGGCATGAACCTCTACTTCGTCCTCGGCGAGGGCGAGAACGCCACCGTCGTCACCCCCGAGCTCTCCGGCGCCCTGCTCCCCGGCATCACCCGCTCCTCCCTGCTCACCCTCGCCGCCGACCTCGGCTACGCGACCGAGGAGCGGAAGATCTCCACCGACGAGTGGAAGCGCGGCAACGCCGACGGCACCATCACCGAGGTCTTCGCCTGCGGCACCGCCGCCGTCATCACCCCGGTCGGCCACGTCAAGTCCGCCTCCGCCGACTGGACCGTCGGCACCGGCGAGCCCGGCCCGGTCACCATGCGCCTGCGCGAGTCGCTGCTCGCCATCCAGGGCGGCCAGACCCCCGACACCCACGGCTGGATGCACACCATCGCCTGA